In Fusobacterium massiliense, a single window of DNA contains:
- a CDS encoding iron transporter, translating to MKNLKFLLAALLALGLVACGEKKEEAAAPAEQPAAEAQAAPAEKPGESGFAETPIGEEKVVGPYQVAAVYFQAVDMIPEGKQPSAAESDMHLEADIHLLPEAAVKYGFGEGQDIWPAYLTVNYKVLSEDGKTEITSGTFMPMNADDGAHYGINVKKGLIPVGKYKLQLEIKAPTDYLLHVDSETGVPAARDNGKEAAEEFFKTQNVEFDWIYTGEQLQNK from the coding sequence ATGAAAAATTTAAAATTTTTATTAGCAGCATTGCTTGCATTGGGGCTTGTTGCATGTGGAGAAAAGAAAGAAGAGGCAGCAGCACCTGCAGAACAACCAGCAGCTGAAGCTCAAGCAGCACCTGCTGAAAAACCAGGAGAATCTGGATTTGCTGAAACACCTATTGGTGAAGAAAAAGTAGTTGGACCTTATCAAGTAGCAGCTGTATATTTCCAAGCAGTTGATATGATACCTGAAGGAAAACAACCTTCAGCAGCTGAATCTGATATGCACTTAGAAGCAGATATTCACTTATTACCAGAAGCTGCAGTTAAATATGGATTTGGAGAAGGACAAGATATATGGCCAGCTTATTTAACAGTAAATTATAAAGTATTATCTGAAGATGGAAAAACTGAAATAACTTCAGGAACTTTTATGCCAATGAATGCTGATGATGGAGCACACTATGGAATCAATGTTAAAAAAGGATTAATCCCAGTTGGAAAATATAAATTACAACTTGAAATTAAAGCACCTACTGATTACTTATTACATGTGGACTCAGAAACTGGAGTACCAGCAGCTAGAGATAATGGAAAAGAAGCAGCAGAAGAATTTTTCAAAACTCAAAATGTTGAATTTGATTGGATTTATACTGGAGAACAATTACAAAATAAATAG
- a CDS encoding FTR1 family iron permease: MSFVFGIIFSLLVSFSSLNVEAAQKKKYDTWQDVAKDMNVEFQAAKKAIETGNNDEAYDAMNRAYFGYYEVQGFEKNVMVNIAAKRVNEIEATFRRIKHVLKGNLQGNVKELDDEIDLLAVKVYRDAMVLDGAVAKDSPDSVGEILFKGGSVVTGDETTIKLKSFGASFGLLLREGLEAILVVVAIIAYLVKTGNEKLCKQVYYGMGAGVIGSFILAFLIDILLGGVGQEMMEGITMFLAVAVLFWVSNWILSRSEEEAWSRYIKSQVQKSIDQNSGRALIFSAFLAVLREGAELVLFYKAMLTGGQTNKMFAFYGFLVGTVVLIAIYVIFRYTTVRLPLKPFFKFTSILLFLLCISFMGKGVVELTEAGVISGSTTIPAMNGYQNTWLNIYDRAETLIPQIMLVIASCWMLLNNSLKEKKAKKEAENN, encoded by the coding sequence CAAAGATATGAATGTTGAATTTCAAGCTGCTAAAAAAGCAATTGAAACTGGGAATAATGATGAAGCATATGATGCAATGAACAGAGCTTATTTTGGTTATTATGAAGTACAAGGTTTCGAGAAAAATGTTATGGTAAATATAGCAGCAAAAAGAGTTAATGAAATTGAAGCTACATTTCGTAGAATTAAGCATGTACTAAAAGGAAATCTTCAAGGAAATGTCAAAGAACTTGATGATGAAATTGATTTATTAGCTGTTAAAGTTTATAGAGATGCTATGGTGTTGGACGGAGCTGTAGCAAAAGATTCTCCAGATTCAGTTGGAGAAATATTATTTAAAGGTGGCTCTGTGGTAACTGGAGATGAAACAACAATAAAACTAAAATCTTTTGGAGCTTCTTTTGGTCTACTTTTGAGAGAAGGATTAGAAGCTATATTAGTAGTAGTTGCTATTATTGCGTACTTAGTAAAAACAGGAAATGAAAAGTTGTGCAAACAAGTGTATTATGGAATGGGAGCAGGAGTTATAGGTTCATTCATATTAGCATTTTTAATAGATATTCTACTTGGTGGAGTAGGACAAGAAATGATGGAAGGGATAACAATGTTTCTAGCTGTTGCTGTCTTATTCTGGGTAAGTAACTGGATTTTATCTCGTTCTGAAGAAGAAGCATGGTCAAGATATATAAAATCTCAAGTTCAAAAATCAATAGACCAAAACAGTGGGAGAGCTTTAATTTTTTCGGCTTTTTTAGCTGTTTTAAGAGAAGGGGCAGAATTAGTACTGTTCTATAAAGCTATGTTAACTGGAGGTCAAACTAATAAGATGTTTGCTTTTTATGGATTTTTAGTAGGAACTGTAGTTTTGATAGCAATTTATGTTATATTTAGATATACTACAGTTAGATTACCATTAAAACCATTTTTTAAATTTACAAGTATCTTATTATTCTTGTTATGTATTTCGTTTATGGGAAAAGGTGTTGTTGAACTTACTGAAGCAGGAGTTATATCAGGAAGTACAACTATACCAGCAATGAATGGATATCAAAATACATGGCTTAATATATATGATAGAGCTGAAACATTAATACCACAAATTATGTTGGTAATTGCTTCTTGCTGGATGTTGCTAAATAATTCGTTAAAAGAAAAAAAAGCTAAAAAAGAAGCAGAAAATAACTAG